From the Silurus meridionalis isolate SWU-2019-XX chromosome 5, ASM1480568v1, whole genome shotgun sequence genome, one window contains:
- the si:dkey-234i14.6 gene encoding uncharacterized protein si:dkey-234i14.6 has translation MNGVRGEDADSGGAQEHYGSVAYDTALSTLLAVAVYVVVKGSVDGLRQWRARISLLVVGSGPVGLTAALVAVRSGKVLKLTVLDERTRSALLCRPQQIALDPRSVRFLLGLGVDFDNMEGCWHNDHFFTRIGVFQEYLLSVLEQKKQKVDVRVHLGTKFTDEYLRRIPSGEWPRVIVVADGSCGDSCSVLGISSEYIVESCHAFGANAMIERLDQRQVPTPEIRAHSLYFDLSAYGIDSVKEPRSSSQTSAKPGFHLKIYGTFRNRYMALACTSTDSKMLRFLRHTANSSIMKNIFHQSFNAYKTDIEPRVSELTLHRMQCSRRLFEIMLSHRRISAAYIEGNNVAVTVEGEAARMLNFDTGCGVNLGMRGLESLGLFIYRTATAQDQNDVFEALSAKIQHSKHVAETFRQTGLAAAMFE, from the exons ATGAACGGGGTGCGGGGGGAAGACGCGGACAGCGGCGGCGCGCAGGAGCACTATGGCAGCGTGGCGTACGACACGGCGCTCAGCACACTGCTGGCCGTGGCTGTGTACGTGGTAGTGAAGGGGAGCGTGGACGGGCTGCGGCAGTGGCGGGCGCGCATCTCGCTGCTGGTGGTGGGCTCCGGACCGGTGGGTCTAACGGCGGCGCTGGTCGCTGTCCGCAGCGGAAAGGTCCTGAAGCTCACCGTGCTGGATGAGCGCACACGCAGCGCGCTGCTCTGCCGGCCGCAGCAAATTGCCCTGGACCCTCGCAGCGTGCGCTTTCTTCTTGGTCTCGGCGTGGACTTCGACAACATGGAGGGCTGCTGGCACAATGATCACTTCTTTACGCGGATCGGCGTGTTTCAGGAGTACCTGCTAAGCGTGCTGGAGCAAAAGAAGCAGAAAGTCGACGTGAGAGTTCACTTGGGCACTAAG TTCACAGATGAATATCTGAGGAGGATTCCCAGTGGTGAATGGCCCCGAGTTATTGTAGTAGCCGACGGCTCCTGTGGTGACTCCTGCTCTGTACTGGGAATCAGTTCGGAGTATATTGTAGAGTCCTGTCATGCGTTCGGAGCTAATGCCATGATAGAGAGACTCGACCAAAGACAG GTCCCCACACCAGAGATCAGGGCTCACAGCCTGTACTTTGACCTGTCAGCATACGGCATTGACTCGGTTAAAGAACCACGCAGTTCATCTCAAACCTCAGCCAAGCCTGGTTTTCACCTGAAGATCTATGGAACATTTCGCAACAGATACATGGCCCTCGCCTGCACATCGACAGACTCAAAAATGCTGCGATTCTTGCGTCACACCGCCAACTCCTCA ATAATGAAGAACATCTTTCACCAATCCTTCAATGCTTATAAGACAGATATTGAGCCCCGGGTGAGTGAGCTGACTTTGCACCGCATGCAGTGCAGCCGCAGGCTTTTCGAGATCATGCTGTCTCACCGACGCATCAGTGCGGCCTACATCGAGGGCAATAATGTGGCCGTTACTGTGGAGGGAGAGGCAGCACGCATGCTAAACTTTGATACTG GTTGTGGTGTTAACCTTGGCATGAGGGGCTTGGAGTCTTTGGGACTGTTTATCTACAGAACTGCCACTGCTCAGGATCAGAACGATGTTTTCGAAGCCCTTTCGGCTAAAATCCAGCACTCCAAACACGTGGCGGAGACCTTCAGACAAACTGGATTGGCTGCAGCTATGTTTGAATGA
- the pdia3 gene encoding protein disulfide-isomerase A3, whose protein sequence is MLPLFLVSLVAVVARASDVLEFTDDDFESRIGDHDMILVEFFAPWCGHCKRLAPEYEAAATRLKGIVSLAKVDCTANSNVCSKYGVSGYPTLKIFRGGEESGAYDGPRTADGIVSHLKKQAGPASVELKSQEEFEKFIGDRDPSVVGFFASAGSAAQGEFLKSASALRESYRFAHTNVETLLKKHNIEAEGVILFRPPLLANKFEESSVQFSEEKFTNAKLKKFIQDNVFGICPHMTDDNKDQLKGKDLLVAYYEVDYEKNPKGSNYWRNRVMKVAKSFLDQGMKLNFAVANKNLFSHDVSELGLDSSSGELPVVGIRTAKGDKYVMQEEFTRDGKALEKFLQDYFDGNLKRYLKSEPIPESNDGPVKVLVAENFESIVNDDSKDVLIEFYAPWCGHCKSLEPKYKELGEKLSDDPNIVIAKMDATANDVPSPYDVRGFPTIYFSPAGQKQSPKRYEGGREVSDFISYLKKEASNPLVVKEDEEKKKTKKKKSEL, encoded by the exons ATGTTGCCGTTGTTCCTTGTCTCCCTCGTGGCCGTAGTGGCGCGGGCCAGTGATGTCCTCGAGTTCACCGATGATGATTTCGAGAGCAGGATTGGAGACCACGACATGATCCTGGTTGAGTTTTTCGCCCCCTG GTGTGGTCACTGTAAGAGGCTTGCTCCTGAGTATGAGGCAGCTGCAACTCGCCTGAAAGGCATTGTCTCACTTGCCAAG GTGGACTGTACAGCCAACTCCAATGTGTGCAGCAAGTATGGAGTGAGTGGCTATCCAACTCTAAAGATTTTCCGAGGTGGAGAGGAGTCTGGGGCTTACGATGGCCCAAGAACTGCAG ATGGGATTGTGAGCCACCTTAAGAAGCAGGCAGGTCCAGCCTCTGTAGAGCTCAAATCTCAAGAGGAATTTGAGAAATTCATTGGAGACCGTGACCCCAGTGTTGTGG GATTCTTTGCTAGTGCTGGAAGTGCTGCACAGGGCGAGTTCCTGAAATCAGCCAGTGCTCTAAGAGAATCGTACCGCTTCGCTCACACAAATGTGGAAACACTTCTGAAAAAGCACAACATCGAGGCAGA GGGTGTCATCCTGTTCCGGCCACCTCTCCTCGCTAACAAATTCGAAGAAAGCAGTGTTCAATTCAGTGAGGAGAAATTCACTAATGCCAAGCTCAAGAAGTTCATTCAAGACAATGT TTTTGGAATATGCCCTCACATGACTGATGACAACAAAGATCAGCTGAAAGGCAAAGACCTGTTGGTGGCCTATTATGAAGTGGACTATGAGAAAAACCCTAAAGGTTCCAACTACTGGAGGAACAG GGTCATGAAGGTGGCCAAGAGTTTCCTGGATCAGGGAATGAAGCTAAACTTTGCAGTGGCAAACAAGAACCTCTTCAGCCATGATGTGTCAGAGCTTGGTCTGGACTCCAGCAGTGGAGAGCTGCCAGTCGTTGGCATTCGTACTGCCAAGGGTGATAAATACGTCATGCAAGAGGAGTTTAC CCGTGATGGGAAAGCCTTGGAGAAATTCCTTCAGGATTACTTTGATGGAAATCTGAAGCGTTACTTGAAATCTGAGCCCATTCCTGAAAGCAATGATGGCCCAGTCAAA GTTCTTGTGGCTGAGAACTTTGAGTCCATTGTGAACGATGACAGCAAGGATGTTCTTATTGAGTTCTATGCACCCTGGTGTGGCCACTGCAAGAGCCTTGAACCTAAATACAAAGAACTTGGTGAGAAG CTCTCCGATGATCCCAACATAGTCATTGCCAAGATGGATGCCACAGCTAATGATGTACCTTCCCCATATGATGTCAGAGG ATTCCCCACAATCTATTTCTCACCAGCTGGGCAGAAACAGAGTCCAAAGAGATACGAG GGAGGTCGTGAAGTCAGCGATTTCATTTCATACCTGAAGAAGGAGGCATCTAACCCACTAGTGGTaaaggaggatgaggagaagaagaaaacaaagaagaagaagtcagaGTTATAA